From the Ursus arctos isolate Adak ecotype North America unplaced genomic scaffold, UrsArc2.0 scaffold_9, whole genome shotgun sequence genome, the window CTAACCAACACAACGGGCATCTCTCAGGTCTTCTTCAGGTCTAACAGCCCCCAGTCTCATTCGCGGCACTACCGAGTGCCCTAAGGAAGGAGCAGTCCTAGAGGGAGGAAACCAGAGCTGGGGCCGCCCTGCGGCCGTGCGGGGTGTGTTCTGCGTGACGGTCGCGGCCTGGCGGAGCGGGCGAGGACACGAGATCCAGCCTGAGCGCCCCCAGCCGCGCCACCTGTCTGCCCAAGAAGCAGGGAAGGTGCCCAGGGAGTTTTCCCTAACGCACACAAAGGTGCGGTGTGGACCGGCTGGTCCCGCATCTGCTGGAGAGGGAAGCAGGTGTTCTCGAGAGTTGCTACCTAGGAAAGGGGAGCGAGAGGGAGAACAGACCGTGGCTATCGGTGAAAAGCAGGAAGCGTGTTTCTATGACCTCCACAAAGATGGTGGGATGTTTCTGTTTTGTGGATTCCTGACCGTTTTTAGTATTTTCAGGAAGGAAAGCCTTAAGGGACCTCAAAGGCACACAAAGAAGGGGACAGGAGGTGAGTAGGGAAGCATCTCACTCCACGGAGAGCCTGTTCAGCAacctggcagagggagagcgggCTGAGCTGGGGGCGGGCTCCGAGATCCGTGGGTGCTGGAGACGGTGCCCGCAGCCTTCGCCCCCGTCTGGGCTGAGTCTCAGATGGAAACTCTTCACAATCCTACCTGGAACTGTCTCCCCCAGTTTTATCTGTGTTGTAAGAAGTCTGTTCATTCACATTTTAAGTTGGTTACTTTGTTCGTGAGGGTGGTAAGGGCAAACAGGAGCCTTAATTACAGATATTCTCCCTCTGggaccattccttttttttttttttttttaaaggcacattCCCTCTTCAACTGTCACAAATcaggacatttaaaaagaaagcaaggatttgaaaatgtttctttcctcccCTAACATCTACTGTTGAAGGAATAAATTCAGGCAAACCCTTGGAATCATTCTTTAAAGTGGCCCAAAACCGCACAGTGCTCTGTGCTACAGACAACACCTCTGAGTACTGCCGAGTGGGTGACAACTTCAGAGAACACCTACTTTTCTATAACCAAATTTAAGATAACAAAGTAGAGGACATAATTTCCATTATGTACCAAATATTCAGCGCATGAGTTAATGCAGGAAAAAATGAAGTGTACACCGAGATTTGCGTTAAATTCCTCAGCAGCATTTTGTACGACGAGCAATGTGTAAAACACTCAGAACTTGCCCCTCTGAATAGATCACCGCAGATCTGTATCTACTCAGAAAAACAGGGGTGCTAAACAAAGAAAAGTCTCAGACCCCACTGGAAATTTCACTTCTTTCCAGAAAAATGCCTGTACGTAGGTTTGTGCGGACTATTTCAGGGGCTTCAAAAACCCTCCAAGGTCTGGTCACTTAGCTCAGTTAAGATTCCTAGCTCTCCACATTCCTACAAGGTTTCTGAAGAATGATCGAGCCTCCCATTCCTACAATCTGCATTTCTCCTACTGAGTCGGGGCGGGCGGGGGACAAACTAGGATAAACTAAGagttaagaaaaacaatttgCTTCAAAGACCACTTTTTACTTATTTGCCCTTGGAAGAAAGAACATCCCAATCTCTAGTTGCCTCTATCAAATGCCGTTGGCCATGACTCATCCACTCTTCCTGGTCTTCATACAGCCGCCCACAAAACCAGCACTTAAATATACACTGTGATGAGTCATCAGGCAAGGAATCCACCACCTGGTAGTTGTTTTTATGAacttttttaagtttcattttcaaCATCATTTGCCTTTTTATCTGATTGGCCTCTTCCACGTTCTGGTACGTCAGGCGAACATGATGCCGTCTGATGCCTAACTGACACCTAGTCCTCTCTGATAAGACGACTTTGAGGACATTGCCTTTGTACTTGTTGATTACCTTCATCACATTGGTCACTTCCGGAGAGTCAACATCAGGATGATTTAACACAATGACGGGCTGGTTGCGACGGGGGCATTTAATCAACTGGTCTGGTTTAGCGGCAATCAGTCGAAGCTGTCTTGCAACCTGAAAAATTGAAGGATCCTTGAGATAGCGGCTGGGATCAGCCtggattttgcttttcttcttggaTGAGTTCacttgtttggttttatttttacttgtggGAAGACTTCTGGAAAGCAGTTTGCCTTGCTTACTCAGGTCACTGCTTCCTTGCTGACCGTGCAAAGGGCCAGTTTTTTTAGGCATGGTGCTACAAATAGCACTCTCTTTTCTTGGTTTTGGCCGAAGAGGTATATCAAGATTTTGGGACATATCTATTGGCCCACTTTCACTGGTCAAAGACTGTAAGTCTGAGTCTGTCTGTCTCACTGGGCAGAACGGAATGGGTTTTAACAGCTGTGTCTCACTGCCAGGTATGCTGACGGGGGCTTCACACGTCGCCTCTATAATGTGGGCATCCTCAGAAGAATTAAGAACCCTCAACACAGCCCCTTTGGGGATCAATACGGGAGTCGCAACATGGGCCTTCCTGGTTACTCTGCTTTCAGTTTTCCCACTGCTGCCATCTATAAACTGTGGGTAGATCTGCTGAGGAGTGAGTGGCCCGTTAATGCCACCATCATCCTGCGGTTTTGGGGGCGTGCCTGGGGGACAGCCAGTGCCAGTAAATGACACGTTAATTTCATGAATACCTTCAGGAGCAGCTTTCGAAGTGCCCTTCGATGGCTGCGCTACAGAACGGCGATGTGCGTTATTCGCAGACAAAGACGACGGCTTGCCACAGGACTCGATTAACTGAGCTATCTTTCTGCGCAAGAGTTCAATTGACTTTATTTTGGATGTTGAACTATTCCACTTAACGCCCTCAGGGACGTTTTCAGACCCAGAGCTCAGAGAAAATACTGACGAGATGACTGGACCATCGAAAGAGTCCTTAGTCCTTTCAGGATTCTTTAATTCCAAAGGCTCCTCCGCGGGTGGCTGAGACCTGACTCTGTCTTGTCCTGGTATATTTATGTGTAAATACTCGCTTTTATGTTGAGAGGAAATCTGGCCTGTATTCGAAACTGCCTTGTGTTCCTCCGTCTGCTTGTCTTTCAACTTCCTATGAGAGGGAAGCATTTTTCCAGGAACACTGATCTCATTTCTAGATTCCAAGTTATTTGTACTTACAGGCAACAAGCCCTTTTCTCCAGAGAAGAACACGGCTGCAGGTGACGCAGCCAGGGGAAGTAACTGCTGTGAGTCACCGTGTGAGGTCCTTCCATCTTCAGCAAAAGAAACAGCAGCTTTATATGGAAAAGGGTTTGATGCAGCTCCGAGACTGTGGAAAACACTGTTTTTCACTACAGATGCTGGAGAATGACCTTTtaaggagacagaaggaagagcCGGTCTATGTGGATACGGACTACTTTTCTTCCGGAAATTCTCAACTGTATCTGGGTTGAGGAGGGATTCTCCGTGGTTGTGCACACTAGAATTTGACATGAAAAAATCATAAGACCTGACCCACTTCACATTTTTAAGCTGTTTCTGAACTGACGATTGAAGACTATCAATGCCTGCCAATTTCCCAACGCTGCCTTCCATCGCCAGTGACTTTGTCTGGCTTGCAGAAACCATTTTTTCTGGTTCGGCCAAACCCTTCTCTTTAGTCATACGCTCAGAATTACCCCCTTCGCCCCCACCGGCTTCAGGGCGGTTACTTTCTTCCAGAGGAAACAGTTTCAGGACAAGCTGCTGGGTCCCGTTGACGACCTTCACATCTATCAACTGTGCTAAGCAGTTTGCAGGGACCACGAGCTCTGCCGGTGCCACCACCGTTAACGGCATTCCTGGCTGGACGGGCTCTTTCGCCGGCGACAACACTTCCACCTCCACGCTTCTGTTCTCAAACAGACTGCCTTCGTTTGGCTCCACCAGGGTCACTTTATTTGGAATACACACTACGTCTTTTTGGTATTCCTTTGATTCAGGCAACAACATGATATTGTGCATTTTGTCTTTATTTGTGTGGAAGGAGAACCTGGAGAGTTGATCTGAcaacttattttgaaatgcagTCCTTGGATTGGGAGCTTTTAAGACCTCCAGGTTTTGTTTCGATGCGCTGATTCTTTTTGGCTCCAGCTTGGCAACAGCTCTGGGCGGctgccttcccccagccctctcGTGCACTCTGCGCCGGTGTTTGACGATGTAGTCATTCCTGATGGCGCCGTAGTCGCAGTACTCGCACTGATAAGGGAATATGCCTGTGTGTTTCACGAGGTGCCTCTGGAACTCCCCTTTCGTGTAGGAAATGTAGCTGCAGTGAGAACAGATGAATTTAATCTCTTCGTGTTGAAGCGTGTGCTTTTTGTACTGCAGAGGGTCCTTTGTGGAAAATCGACACTTATCGCAATAGTATTTGCCTGGCTTAAAGTTCCTTACCTTAAATTTGTTACCGATGGAACCGGAGATGGCTTCGGCTTTATTTCCTACGGAAGTAGCACTGGGATTACTGTTCACAAAATGAAAGTGGGGAGTAGCCACACCGAGGCTGCATTTGAAGCAAACGTATTTGTCTTCCTTCTGGCTTGGCCCAGTGCCCGTTTTCAAATCTCGAAGCGGGACTTTGTGAACACTTTTGCACTTCACACACGTAGCAACGGTCATCACGGCAGCCTCTGCCTCTGAGCCTTGACACAACAGAGCTTGCGCTTCGTGTCTGTCTGGTCGAGTCGCTCTATTAGCATTTGGTTGTTTGGGGGACATGGTCAAGGAATTATGTCTGTCATTCACTTGGGTGGTATATAACTGCTGTCCAATATCCTTCATcttctttatttgcatttctataaagaGAAAGCCAGAAACTTCAGGAAGACTTCACATGATAAAATCCTTAGGGGCCATCCTTCATCTAACTGCGTGATTGGCGGAGCAGTGACTTTTGGGGGCTTAGTCAGGTGTCCTCGTTTACGAACCGCCACAGTAGGTGTGCGATCCCAAGACAGGATTGTTCCCAGTTCTCTGATATTCCAGGCAACACTAATGGGAGAAAAAGACATCATAAAGCGTGGTTAATACGTGAACTTAAGGTTTAGTTAAGCTGTTTCCAAACTTATATTTCAATGACCTTTGAATTTTAAGCTAAATCTTGACATATTTTCTTAAACACGTAATAAAGAGTAAAACGTAATACAACAGAAATGGCAAATAATAAGCCcaaatgaaagacatttttctatTCAGCCCCCTAAAACTCGTCACTTTAGACCAATCATAAACAGGCCAGGAGCAAAGAAATCACAGCTGTCATTCAGAGCAGCCCTTGATAAGTGAGAGTTATTTGTAGGTGTCATGGAGAGCATCCCAGCAATTTTACAGGTGTAATTTCATATTAGCTGACATAAAACTTCATTCAGGAGGATGCTGTTTCAGTTTTTAAACACACAAATTATCAAGTGGTGGAGAGAGCCAGGGCTTTGGCTCAGGTGTCCTACATGATAGCCAATTAGCAGCTTGGATTCCCAGCTCTCTCTCGGTCACTCCATTTGCTTTCACAAATATAAGAAGTCACTAACACACTGGCAATATTAGGTAGACAATACTGATGCCTTCAACATCTCACTGAGTGTCtgttacgtgccaggcactgagtgCTGTAGGGAGTGAGCAAAATGCAGTATCAGTCCGTACACTCAGGAGGGTACAGAGAGGGGAAACAggcaatatatttatttcttgggTGGTGATAAGTAATTGATAAAAATCTACCATAAAGCAATGCCAGGGGGACAGGAGTAAGTATGTGATGAGGTTACAGGGCTGGCATGTGGAGGTGTGGAGAGTCAGGAAAGCTCCCCCGTGAAGCTGACATCTGAGCGGAGACCTCGGGGCAGCCAGGGAGCGAGTACTGCAGCTGTCTGGGAGAAGGGAGTTTCAGGCCCAGAGAAGGCAAAGGTCTGTGGGATGTGGGCCTGGAGCACCTGAGGAATGGCAAGGAGGCGGAGAATGGAGGGTACTGaacaaggagagaaggaaaggagggagcggCGTCGATAGGGTCAGAGGCAGTGGGGGCGCTGGTCAAGGAAAGCTCTAGCATAGTCATAAGATGTCACTTTTCCTCTACCTGAGACAGATAACCAGGGGAGACTGGAGCAGTGACATGGCCTGATGTGCTTTATATCCCAACAGAGCTCCTAGCTGCCGCACAGACAAGCATCTGTGAGGGTGGAAAGACAGCACGGGGGACTGAGGTGAGAGGCGGTGGCAGAGGCGCGAATGTCCCTATGGTAAGTGCCACAATACGTGTAACACCGATGACGACTTCTACAAAAATAGTTGCCTTTAAGTATACGCTCTTTTTTCCAGAACATACAAGAACTAGGAGCCAAACAAATTCTAGTTGGGGATCTGCTAAAAAGCCTTTATTTTATGACCTTCTAAAAACCACTGAAGCCTTTTTAgcctcaattttttcatctgGCAATTAGAACGAAGGACACTTATCGAACCTCTCCCACAGCACTGCCACGATGGCTAAAACACTCGAGAGTGAAAGAGAACACTTCTGAAGTTTTAGAGTGCCTCTCTAAGTgtcaagaggcacagagaggtgccCAGTGAGTGTCTGTTCGATGATGAGCAGAGATATGAGGGGGAATTAGCAGCTTTGTTCTGGCACACTGCTCACAGGCCGAGAGCCATGCAAAATAAGTCTGAGAGGCCAACCTGGGGGAGTAGAAGGTCCTACTGTAGGGTCAAGAGAGATAATTATGGCATATTCAGATCCAGCATAAAACCCGCcctttaaaagcatttttgaaaAGGACCATAAGGACATACCATGTTTGACAACCgcctttattttctttggcagTGTTGTCTTTCCCTATTTTGCTTTTGCAAAAGATAACTGCCTCCTTTCAAAAGCAATTTCCAGTACACAGCTGAACCCTAGTGGCATCTAGGACTCGATCAGACTCACCCCACCCCAAGTGTGTATGTAATACTTCGACAGCAAGTGGGCAGAGGCCCGTGGGGCCACAAGgtgctccctctgccctcagcGTTCGAACACACACCTGTGCAAGGGGACTGTGAAGAGGGCAGGACATGTGGATGCCTCCAGCTAGCAAACTGGTAAGCATGGGCAAAGACAAGGACTTCCATTTCCCACCGCACTCCTGGTATACACAACAGGTTGAAGTTTTAGGAGTCACTCGTAGAAACTTCCCTGCACTTCATTTTCCAGAGTTGTAAAGTGGATTTAGTGAAGGGAGACCCCAGGGACACTGCTCGTACCAGAACTTCTGCTACTACTCAGGCAATCTCAGGCGAGCCACTGTTCACATCTGCTTATCCATCTACATTCATCCGCGTGATTTCCAAGCCCAGTCTCCCAGTGCTGACCCCTGAAGTCACAGGCTTCTATCATCCAAGAATGCTGCTAGCGTCAATGTGGTCACATGGGCATTTTCACCCCTTTAAAACAGAGGGAGCACGGTCTGCGGCCAGAACCTAAGAAAACCGTGGCTCCAAGGACGCGCAGGTGAAGAGGGACTCCAAAGGGGACTGGGCCAGGGGCTCCAGAATGCGGAGGAGTCTCAGCATCACAGCTGAGACAGACGATTCTGGACTCAGCCCTATGCTAGTGAGTCCAAATCATCatgaagagggggaaggggaagagacatCGTGGTTTATAAAAGCAATCAATGCAGTTTTAGTGAAAAGCCAGTATTATAAATCGCTGGCTGAAACTTCCAGCAACACTTCAATCCTTTAAATCATCCTCACCAGTTGATCATGAATGGATGGTCTAATATTTCCAGAAACAACACTTCTCCCTCTTTAGGCAGTTAGTTTTATTTTCACATAGTTCTCACTGTTGAGAATTTGCccttaaatgaaaatgaaaccactgTCCCTGTATCCTGACTCTGGGGCTACAAACATCCTCACCCTCTTGATAGACCCGTTATCAACCTGCacaccttttctctcctctcGTCGTGggttctcaattctattccaaaGATCTGCATACCAGCTGAGACCACATCTGCTATCTGCCAGCCCTGGAATCCTACTAactagagagagggagggggcaagaagacaggaggaggaagggagggcagagaggggaggaaagaagaaagtaactCATTTGCCTGGCACAACATGCTTACCAACTACTTCAACATCTTACATATTAATCCTGAGAAATTCTCAAGAATCTTGTGATGAGATTCCTTCATCTGAAGACTCACTCAAACCAGGATTCCAACTGTGCACTTTTAGTTTCCCAGCAccttttccagcctccaggatTCTTCAAAATTTACAGAAGGcagttttgtcattttctttctaagTCCTCTTAAAACTTGGAGGCATCATTCCTCCTAAAACTGAAGACTTGAAATCCCAGAGACTGGACGGTAAGATCACATACTTGGCAAGCAGTGGAGGGCATCCTGGTGGAGGAGAGTCCCCAGGGAATGAACCAAGCCAGCTACAGCCCCGAAGCAGTGCAGTCCTCTCAGAGGTGTTTCCATGAAACTATCGCGCCAGTTATTCTGAATTAAGAATCCCTAGGAGCAAGTGCCAGTGAGAAGCGCGAGGCTGTGATTAGCAAATACGTTTAATGGGAGGCAAGACACCTAGGCCATGTTCGAATTACAGTCACCTGTTTCCAGGTGGCTTCCTGGCTTCTAAGCCATTCCCAAGATAATGCAGTGTTTCTATCTGGTACCTCCAAAGTCCAGGTGACGAAGATGTCAGGCTTCTTCAAAACAAGTAATGTTCTACTTGGCCTTTGTAACGTGTGTGGCTAATCGTAGGGGGAAAGATCTGAACGTACCCCGTGACGAGGGTTAATGGGCGCGGCGAATGGCAGGGAAGAACCTAGATGCCTTTGCTGCTGGTGCTGCATGTGAGCACTTGAGGCCGCTGCAGGCACACCAGAGGGACCACCGGAGGGACCGGCTTGTGAGTCCACTCCCTCCGTGCACCTCGCTCCCTCTGGCTCACAGACACTGGAAGGGCGCTCAGTGAACTGCCGTTAACATCAGTTTTGGTGTTGACCTACCTTTCAAACTCATGTCTCTATTCCAAAACCTCTGCATTTGACCTCCTAGGActagaaacatatttttttttttttttaagagaacttAAGAGGGTTCTCAAAAGCATGGAAAATACTTAGTATTATTAACTCCGGACACAAGAAATAAGGTGTCTGACGAATATTAAGTTGTCTGTTTTTTCACAGCATGCAATGAGCTTTTTAATGCAGAATTATCTACAGCATCAGCCAAAGATGACTGACACACCCCAAAGAGACGGGCATGGTTTGTCATAAATGTGCTCCCTGAGTCTTGTCTCTTCCTGGGGAAAGGCTGTACAGCATTCCCTGCtggtttttccttttgactttgaGCTCACTTGCCCTGGTTTCTCGTATTTATTATGTAGATGGATGGAGAAAAAGACTAAGTTTgtcagacaccaggtcagtgacACTGGGGCCTATAAAAACCATGAGGGTTGTACAAGTTCTTATTAAGATGGAACCATCAGACTTCTAAATACTGGAAACGGCAAATGCTCAACAGAATTAGAAGAGAAATAAGCAGTAACACGATTTAAAGCTACAGATTCTGCAATTGTATTATAGGGATTGAAATCCTAGTGCCATCCTTTTCTTGGTGTGTGACCTGGGGCCAACGGTCTGAATCCTCATCAGTAAAACATACAGTTAACAGTACCTATGTCACAGGCGTGTCATGGAGATTACATGATAATGTATATAATGCATAGTGCTTTGGTAAGTTACACAtcataaactgttaaaaaaagaaaacagagaaagaaatcgTGCCAATCACATGAAGAGTCAAAGGGGCTAAAATACATGCTTCTTCACTGCCTAGCAATTGCTCTTTCCAGAATATACACTGAATCTCACATCATGATTTCAGTTAGTTACTGGGTATAGCCTAAAACACAATTTACCTCTGGGGCCAAGACCATCACCTAGCCTTAGTGGCAAAGTGGCTAACGTGAAAAGATGCTTGGACCACATGCGAGAGTATTCAGTATAACTCAGGTTTATTTATAAGCTAGTTACCAAATTCCCTGCTCCTCTCCAAGCCCAGCTGAATTGCGAAATATCCCTGTAAGTGAACGCACACCCACAAGCTGGATGTTAATGCGAGAAGTGGCTGGCCAGTTACACCACATGCATGCTACGTGCATCATCGCAGAGTTTTTGATCGTGAGACATGCCCACCAAACTCAGTCACTAGCAGCTGACTGACTGCATCATTTTTGGATGGAGAAGCAGATTCAGGAAGCTCTCTCCAGAAATCCTTCCATGGGGCTTCTCCCAGGACAGGGATGGAACTGCAGTTCCCATGAAGAGCAAAGGGAATGGAGCTGGAAGATTGGCAATTCAAACTCTGATTCTGTCCCTGTTTGTTCGGTCCTTAGGCAAGTGATTCCCTCTGCTCACTGTCAGGCAAGGAAACAGGCTTTAGGATCAGACTGAAAAGGGAATTAGGAGAGCCAAACAAGAGAACACAGGTgctcaaaggtttttttttctgttccttttgtcTACTTAGTTCATAGCAAAGATTGGTCTAAGAAATGTTTCCCAGCAAGCAAAATTTTGAAGCATTCTACCTCAAAGTGCCCAGAAGCATGTAGACAAGTAACActtgatcaggaaaaaaaaaacaaaaaaagcaacatTAGGCCTGTACAGTGCTACCGCCACCCAGGTAAAGGGTATTTAGGAAGAAGCCGGTAGCCCACTCAGCAAGAACTCTTTCAGACCATTACAAAGAATCAGAACTGAACTGAATGGGTACATtgttccaaagaaagaaaaacagtaactaagtattatttcctttttgccaAACTACCTTGCACTTTGAAATGACTGAAGTGCAAACTGATGGCCACTGGATGACAAAAAATACTTCCAAATTTTGCTGACAAACATAAGGCTTTTGGGATTCTAGATTTCCTTCTGAAACCAAATGTGTCACTTGGGCCACAGAATGGGGCAAGGCGGCTGGACAAGAAAGCCCCTGTTCTGATTCCTCTGCTTTCCAGGGGAAAAGTGTAAGAGTAGAAAGGACAATGACCTTGGGAGATCAAGAGCAAGGTTTAAAACCTAGGTTTTGGACTTAATAACTGTGTAATTCTGGATCTGTTAACCTCccctgagcctcggttttctcactTCGTAAAGCGGGAATAATAACGCCTTTACACGCTGATGTGAGGAAGAGGTATGGGCAGACAGCAGTAGCCTTACGCTTGGCAAACAGTGCACGTTCCGTGAAGAAATACGTCAACCTGTTTCTCTAAGACTCCTGTGAAGAGAAGAGTCCGGGAAACTCCTGAGAAGCAGAAACTCTTAGCTTAACAAGTCAGCCAGATGAGATAAAGGCCTCGCAGCAGGAGGTTCTCAGGGGACTGGAGGCCAGGATCTCCTCCTCAGCCCCATCTACAAAGGAGCTATTCGCAGACAGACTTGACACTGTCAAACACTTCAACTGACACtatatcagaaaacaaaataagttattacatatatatatatatatatatatatatatacagtttaaGAGAAGACCTTTCAACGAAAGAATATGACCAGTGACCAGTGACAGAGTTTTAAAGCATAAAACTTACTGTTCTctatgtgggggaaaaaaaaagttaaggggaAATTATGCTCTtgttagcattaaaaaaaatacacggCAAAAACCAAAGTAGTATTACAAGCAACATTACAAAATTGTGTGTTACTGAACACACCTAGGGACTTCAGGTCCCTAAAGGTGACAAAAATGAAGGGTACATATAGCTTTGTATTGCCTCACCACCTTGTTCTGGTTTATAGAAAAACCAAATTTTGTAGATGAAATGGATTAAGGGTTTAATAAAAAGTATAAtcaaacacagaagaaatatCTCCGACTACACTAGTGATTATTCACCTTGGCTGCGTTAGGGCGACCAACTTGTCATAACATAATATGCCCAGGATGTTGAACTTGTTTTTGAAGGAGGTCCCTGGGATGGTCACCCTACTGCATACTAGGATTGCCTGGAGAGCTTTCAGAGTAACGATGCCTGGGCCCCACTGTGTGTGGGGGAGGCTCggggagttttaaaaatctttccaggTAAATCTAATAGACAGCCAAGGTTAAGAACCACTACCTGACATTACAGGCACAGAGGAGTGTGTGGGAATAGCAAGGTATTATGAACGTCGTTGTGTAATCTTTTATATACCCATCCCAGCCAAGGGTACTGGGAGGGGGGCAAGGTCACTGCCTTAGAGGGTAGCAGGGTGATTGGGCAAGTGGACTCTGGGTCCTACCCTTGCTTAGCCAACTGACCTTGGAAATGTCATCACTGATACTCTCTGTAAAGCGTGTAATGACAGTAACCACCTTGTAGATTCTTGGAAACGTAAATGTTCCTGGCATTGTGCCTGGCAGGGTGCGAGGACAATGAGCACAAGCCAGGACTGTTTTACCCCCACACCTGCACAGGCTGCTGTCTTTAGGGAGTGTAACGGCAGACGGAGAGCAGTGGTGAATGGGGGGTTTCAGTGAGGCGGTAAACACCGTACCGCTGACCTGATTGGGGCGCTCTCAGTGGCTGTGTGTTTGGCAATCCTGGAGCATCTTGACGGAAGTCAGGTGGATGGGGTGCCGGGCGCCTGCAGAGGCACAGTCATACTTTACCTCAATATTCCTCAAAGTACACCTTCAATTCTCTGCTGCTTCTAAGATAACAGGGCTGGAGAGGCTATGTGTCTTTTCCCAGGTCATGGAGTTAGTCAGCTGGTGTCTAATCTAAATTCTTTTGCTTTCTCCTACAGGCTGTGCGAGACTGTGAACTAAAGTCACAGCACCTGCTGTCACTCAAGTTCTGTTCTTACTTCTGGCCTGGTACCGTCGAGCTGCAGATGAGTCAAAAGCGTGGCAAGTTCCAGGGCTCCTCCTTCTTTCAGTCCTTGTCttctcaggcaccaagccccttCTGGCCTCACACCTGCAGGCCCTGGCATAGGCTTCTACATTCAGGACCCTTCGAGGCTGCCAGGCACCGCACAAAATGCCCCGCAGCAGAAGCCAGGCACCTGGATGCAAGTCCTGGGTCTGTGCAGCCTTGGTGGCCCCAagaattttcttctagaaaataaagagaatgagCCCCCAAGATGCTTCTCAAGCAGCGATGTGTGGCAAGGTAACACAGGAGCttaaaatagaaaggaagaaaaggtttCCTAGGACTCCGGTGACCTAATAAATCAGACTGCCCTTTTCCTGAGATGGGCTGAGACAAttcttcccaggtgattctgctgCCTCACCACCCCCACTCCACGAGGACATCTGGATTACACAATCTCTGGACCCTTCATTCCAAGCATGGATTCTGGAAATTGCAATTGGCTGGGTTGGCATATGTGAACAAAGAAAATGCAGTCTACCCCAGGCAGCTTGGGAACAATCAAGACTGGGAAGCCTCGCTGTGAGGACCTTGTTTATCAGTCAACAGCATAGCGCTTGGCACAGGAGGCACGCA encodes:
- the ZNF518B gene encoding zinc finger protein 518B isoform X1, encoding MQIKKMKDIGQQLYTTQVNDRHNSLTMSPKQPNANRATRPDRHEAQALLCQGSEAEAAVMTVATCVKCKSVHKVPLRDLKTGTGPSQKEDKYVCFKCSLGVATPHFHFVNSNPSATSVGNKAEAISGSIGNKFKVRNFKPGKYYCDKCRFSTKDPLQYKKHTLQHEEIKFICSHCSYISYTKGEFQRHLVKHTGIFPYQCEYCDYGAIRNDYIVKHRRRVHERAGGRQPPRAVAKLEPKRISASKQNLEVLKAPNPRTAFQNKLSDQLSRFSFHTNKDKMHNIMLLPESKEYQKDVVCIPNKVTLVEPNEGSLFENRSVEVEVLSPAKEPVQPGMPLTVVAPAELVVPANCLAQLIDVKVVNGTQQLVLKLFPLEESNRPEAGGGEGGNSERMTKEKGLAEPEKMVSASQTKSLAMEGSVGKLAGIDSLQSSVQKQLKNVKWVRSYDFFMSNSSVHNHGESLLNPDTVENFRKKSSPYPHRPALPSVSLKGHSPASVVKNSVFHSLGAASNPFPYKAAVSFAEDGRTSHGDSQQLLPLAASPAAVFFSGEKGLLPVSTNNLESRNEISVPGKMLPSHRKLKDKQTEEHKAVSNTGQISSQHKSEYLHINIPGQDRVRSQPPAEEPLELKNPERTKDSFDGPVISSVFSLSSGSENVPEGVKWNSSTSKIKSIELLRRKIAQLIESCGKPSSLSANNAHRRSVAQPSKGTSKAAPEGIHEINVSFTGTGCPPGTPPKPQDDGGINGPLTPQQIYPQFIDGSSGKTESRVTRKAHVATPVLIPKGAVLRVLNSSEDAHIIEATCEAPVSIPGSETQLLKPIPFCPVRQTDSDLQSLTSESGPIDMSQNLDIPLRPKPRKESAICSTMPKKTGPLHGQQGSSDLSKQGKLLSRSLPTSKNKTKQVNSSKKKSKIQADPSRYLKDPSIFQVARQLRLIAAKPDQLIKCPRRNQPVIVLNHPDVDSPEVTNVMKVINKYKGNVLKVVLSERTRCQLGIRRHHVRLTYQNVEEANQIKRQMMLKMKLKKVHKNNYQVVDSLPDDSSQCIFKCWFCGRLYEDQEEWMSHGQRHLIEATRDWDVLSSKGK
- the ZNF518B gene encoding zinc finger protein 518B isoform X2, with the translated sequence MQIKKMKDIGQQLYTTQVNDRHNSLTMSPKQPNANRATRPDRHEAQALLCQGSEAEAAVMTVATCVKCKSVHKVPLRDLKTGTGPSQKEDKYVCFKCSLGVATPHFHFVNSNPSATSVGNKAEAISGSIGNKFKVRNFKPGKYYCDKCRFSTKDPLQYKKHTLQHEEIKFICSHCSYISYTKGEFQRHLVKHTGIFPYQCEYCDYGAIRNDYIVKHRRRVHERAGGRQPPRAVAKLEPKRISASKQNLEVLKAPNPRTAFQNKLSDQLSRFSFHTNKDKMHNIMLLPESKEYQKDVVCIPNKVTLVEPNEGSLFENRSVEVEVLSPAKEPVQPGMPLTVVAPAELVVPANCLAQLIDVKVVNGTQQLVLKLFPLEESNRPEAGGGEGGNSERMTKEKGLAEPEKMVSASQTKSLAMEGSVGKLAGIDSLQSSVQKQLKNVKWVRSYDFFMSNSSVHNHGESLLNPDTVENFRKKSSPYPHRPALPSVSLKGHSPASVVKNSVFHSLGAASNPFPYKAAVSFAEDGRTSHGDSQQLLPLAASPAAVFFSGEKGLLPVSTNNLESRNEISVPGKMLPSHRKLKDKQTEEHKAVSNTGQISSQHKSEYLHINIPGQDRVRSQPPAEEPLELKNPERTKDSFDGPVISSVFSLSSGSENVPEGVKWNSSTSKIKSIELLRRKIAQLIESCGKPSSLSANNAHRRSVAQPSKGTSKAAPEGCKTASTDCR